Proteins from a genomic interval of Gavia stellata isolate bGavSte3 chromosome 13, bGavSte3.hap2, whole genome shotgun sequence:
- the RCCD1 gene encoding RCC1 domain-containing protein 1, which translates to MAAPRRAWLVFGFSTEEAAGEPGPGLGPRRLESGPEGIRRVWPAWSYVVVETGAGLEVRSAGLRRRLPGWAEALPSETHLLLRRAAAAQAWPRAAALRGALRGAPAWSRALPPGPRRPPPLPLLPGGFAAPRPPFFAALPGGVRARGLALGHEHALLLGAAGETYAWGGGRHGQLGHGSLESELQPRLVEALAGVPMQAVAAGGWHSASVSEAGDLYVWGWNESGQLALPSKALAEERAQDEDTGAGREQPAAEGAAFISIQAFPALLDLPQDLEVSKVSCGSRHTAVITRGGELYTWGWGKYGQLGHGDSASSDQPRRVQYLVAEGLRAEEVVCGPWTTYVCVLEP; encoded by the exons atggcggccccgcgccgcgcctGGCTCGTCTTCGGCTTCAGCAccgaggaggcggcgggggagccggggccggggctgggtCCGCGGCGGCTGGAGTCGGGCCCCGAGGGGATCCGCCGCGTGTGGCCCGCCTGGAGCTACGTGGTCGTGGAGACCG GCGCGGGGCTGGAGGTGCggagcgcggggctgcggcggcggctgccgggCTGGGCCGAGGCGCTGCCCTCCGAGACGCACCTGCTgctgcggcgggcggcggcggcccagGCCTGGCCGCGGGCGGCCGCGCTGCGGGGCGCGCTGCGGGGCGCGCCCGCCTGGAGCCGGGCCCTGCcgccggggccccgccgccccccgccgctgccgctgctgcccggcggcttcgccgcgccgcggccgcccttcttcgccgcgctgcccgggggggTGCGGGCCCGCGGGCTGGCCCTGGGCCACGAGCACGCGCTGCTGCTGGGCGCCGCCGGGGAGACCTACGCCTGGGGGGGCGGCAG GCATGGGCAGCTCGGCCACGGCAGCCTGGAGTCGGAGCTGCAGCCACGGCTGGTGGAGGCATTGGCCGGCGTGCCAATGCAGGCGGTGGCGGCTGGCGGGTGGCATTCGGCCAGCGTTAGCG aggcaggagaCCTCTATGTGTGGGGCTGGAACGAGTCAGGCCAGCTGGCCCTGCCCTCCAAAGCGCTGGCAGAAGAGCGGGCACAGGACGAGGAcacaggtgcagggagg GAGCAGCCGGCTGCCGAGGGTGCCGCATTCATTTCCATCCAGGCGTTCCCGGCATTGCTGGATCTGCCCCAGGACTTGGAGGTCAGCAAGGTCAGCTGTGGGTCCCGGCACACGGCTGTCATCACAC GAGGCGGCGAGCTGTACACCTGGGGCTGGG GTAAATACGGGCAGCTGGGACACGGGGACAGTGCCAGCTCTGACCAGCCACGCCGCGTCCAGTACCTGGTGGctgaggggctgcgggcagAGGAGGTGGTGTGCGGGCCCTGGACCACCTATGTCTGTGTGCTGGAGCCATGA